A single window of Oncorhynchus clarkii lewisi isolate Uvic-CL-2024 chromosome 10, UVic_Ocla_1.0, whole genome shotgun sequence DNA harbors:
- the LOC139419124 gene encoding sodium channel and clathrin linker 1-like, whose translation MSTEVEFLRDQVQRLNSALSHYQDRHRSEATSAPQGEEETHAETPAPWLSDQSIMAPLLSEYDRHMDDMTEQLQSYQMQMTAIRLKLDTVVKENERLHAELRESVERQLQTLPVSTGVEGDTLGDEGLISNLHQQIQLSVQERDQAMELWRASAQELDRLQQLYQITTSDGQLHVAEQQRLKDQLIQFQQHIQKLQVTNQKLESTNQQFLKTLTEQSTEMEELRNQLRSAKADLRMATAKVEEMTKLMQNVQDQIQRREDDAAEAHGREEASDRRLHHLQSALSQLEARLKAASQEAEGVRREQVVWERQVGELQVRCASLEEERYEAFSKVRDSIQLAEEASLQKDQALLREKQKSEELDRMNEAVRQLIQDAAIRTRKEVENVRKQCNSQIHRMAEELSALQLECADKESQMERSMREMRAVEEELEKVYKEGRGEPEYRKMEVLHQRSLNAERLKDDMNITLQSTHNKMKKLEMDYSEELSRCQEEVRRLQGSLSAAREDCSGVSEERLQLQQENMQLRREMEELRKASMMTQRRAKQQVSQMEQEYSLKEQGLDARVRELEESSRSSSADLTRLLSAQQKTSQRWKEEAKTLTLTFHTKLTSLKGELSRQKQRCQELEIQLVTDHETIVEYERQMAEYQEKNSRLQRRLTQAEQKATTASQQLSIMTSQRRKTSSMADLESL comes from the exons ATGTCCACTGAAGTCGAGTTTTTGCGTGATCAAG TCCAAAGGCTGAACTCTGCCTTGAGTCACTATCAGGATAGGCACCGCTCTGAAGccacatcagcaccacag GGTGAAGAGGAGACTCACGCAGAGACCCCAGCCCCCTGGCTGTCTGACCAGAG TATAATGGCTCCCCTCCTATCAGAGTATGACCGTCACATGGATGACATGACTGAACAACTGCAGAGCTACCAG ATGCAGATGACTGCCATCAGACTGAAGCTGGACACGGTGGTCAAGGAGAATGAACG GCTGCATGCCGAGCTGAGGGAGTCCGTAGAGAGGCAGCTGCAGACCCTCCCAGTCAGTACAGGGGTGGAGGGGGACACACTGGGAGACGAGGGGCTCATCAGCAACCTTCACCAACAGATACAGCTCTCTGTACAG gagcgaGACCAGGCCATGGAGCTGTGGCGGGCCTCAGCCCAGGAGCTGGACCGTTTACAGCAGCTCTACCAGATAACCACCTCTGACGGACAGCTCCATGTTGCCGAGCAACAGCGCCTCAAG GATCAACTGATCCAATTCCAGCAGCACATCCAGAAACTCCAAGTCACCAATCAGAAACTGGAATCT ACCAACCAGCAGTTCCTGAAGACGCTGACAGAACAGAGCACAGAGATGGAGGAGCTACGCAACCAGCTCAG ATCGGCCAAAGCAGATCTGAGGATGGCCACAGCCAAGGTGGAGGAGATGACCAAGCTGATGCAGAACGTCCAGGACCAGATACAGAGACGG GAGGACGATGCAGCAGAGGCTCATGGTAGAGAGGAGGCCTCAGATCGAAGACTCCACCATCTCCAGTCAGCCCTCAGTCAGCTAGAGGCCAG GTTGAAGGCAGCCAGTCAGGAGGCTGAGGGTGTACGCAGGGAGCAGGTGGTGTGGGAGAGGCAG GTGGGGGAGCTGCAGGTGCGCTGTGCCTCTCTGGAGGAGGAGCGCTACGAGGCCTTCTCCAAGGTCAGAGACTCCATACAGCTGGCTGAGGAGGCCTCTCTACAGaaggaccag GCCCtgttgagagagaaacagaaatctGAGGAGCTGGACAGGATGAATGAAGCCGTCAGACAACTGATCCAGGATGCTGCCATACGCACCAGGAAAGAG GTAGAGAACGTACGTAAACAGTGCAACTCACAGATCCATCGGATGGCTGAGGAGTTGTCGGCTCTACAACTGGAGTGTGCAGATAAAGAGTCTCAGATGGAGAGGTCCATGAGAGAGATGAGGGCAGTGGAGGAGGAACTGgagaag GTGTAtaaggagggtagaggagagccaGAGTACAGGAAGATGGAGGTCCTCCACCAGAGGTCTCTGAATGCTGAGAGACTGAAGGATGACATGAACATCACCCTGCAGAGCACACACAACAAGATGAAGAAACTGGAGATGGA CTACAGTGAGGAGTTGTCCCGGTGCCAGGAGGAGGTGCGGCGACTGCAGGGGTCTCTGTCTGCAGCCAGGGAGGACTGCAGCGGGGTCAGCGAGGAGCGGCTCCAGCTGCAGCAGGAGAACATGCAGCTCCGCAGGGAGATGGAGGAGCTACGCAAGGCTAGCATGATGACCCAGAGGAGAGCTAAGCAGCAG gttTCCCAGATGGAGCAGGAGTATTCCCTAAAGGAGCAGGGTCTGGATGCCCGGGTCAGGGAGCTGGAGGAAAGCAGTAGGAGCTCCAGTGCTGACCTGACCCGCCTCCTCTCTGCCCAGCAGAAGACCAGCCAGCGCTGGAAGGAGGAGGCCAAGACCCTCACCCTGACCTTCCACACCAAACTCACCAGCCTCAA GGGTGAGCTGAGTCGACAGAAGCAACGTTGTCAGGAACTGGAGATCCAGCTGGTGACTGACCACGAGACCATAGTAGAG TACGAGAGGCAGATGGCAGAGTATCAGGAGAAGAACAGTCGTCTCCAGAGGCGTTTGACTCAGGCAGAACAGAAGGCAACTACAGCCTCACAACAG CTGAGTATAATGACGTCACAGAGGAGGAAAACATCGTCCATGGCAGACCTGGAGTCTCTATAG